One window from the genome of Deferribacterota bacterium encodes:
- the cydB gene encoding cytochrome d ubiquinol oxidase subunit II: MDATIYQIIWFALWGLLWAVYFMLDGFDLGSGVLHLFLGKNDVERRMIINTLGPVWDGNEVWLVTAGGATFAAFPTTYAYMFSYLYTPLLIILFALIFRGVSFEFRSKIDSDAWRNAWDAIITISSFVAALLFGVAFGNIFMGLPFDDNGYYGSLLSLLNPYGLITGLLFLLLFLLHGSLWLSIKTENELSERAKNLTKTLWSVLFVLAVVFLIATYFYTDLYSNYFNKPIMLIVPLLAVISLVCIRLFMHSSYTYSFFASCLTIITIVFTGVIGLYPNLIPSSIDPAFSLNIYNSSSSTYTLRVMTIVVAIFVPIVIIYQIWCYKVFSKPVSEKDITEAQEEAY, encoded by the coding sequence ATGGATGCAACAATATATCAAATCATTTGGTTTGCTTTGTGGGGGTTATTATGGGCAGTTTATTTTATGTTAGATGGCTTCGATCTTGGAAGTGGTGTACTCCATTTATTTCTTGGAAAAAACGATGTAGAAAGGAGAATGATTATAAATACCCTTGGACCAGTATGGGATGGTAATGAGGTTTGGCTTGTAACTGCAGGGGGTGCTACATTTGCAGCTTTTCCAACAACCTATGCCTATATGTTTAGCTATCTGTATACCCCACTTTTAATTATATTATTTGCTCTTATTTTTAGAGGGGTTTCTTTTGAATTTAGAAGCAAGATTGATAGTGATGCCTGGAGAAACGCTTGGGATGCTATTATAACTATTTCAAGTTTTGTTGCGGCACTTCTATTTGGTGTTGCCTTTGGTAATATTTTTATGGGATTACCTTTTGATGATAATGGATATTATGGCAGTTTGCTAAGCTTGCTTAATCCTTATGGACTTATAACTGGGCTTTTGTTTCTACTTCTATTTTTGCTACATGGATCACTTTGGTTATCTATAAAGACTGAAAATGAGCTATCAGAGAGGGCAAAAAATCTAACTAAAACCCTTTGGTCTGTTTTATTTGTATTAGCTGTGGTATTTCTGATAGCCACATATTTCTATACAGACCTTTATTCTAACTATTTTAATAAACCTATAATGTTAATAGTGCCTCTTTTGGCTGTTATATCACTAGTATGTATTAGATTATTTATGCATAGTTCATATACTTATTCTTTCTTCGCCTCTTGTTTAACAATAATAACCATAGTTTTTACGGGTGTTATAGGCTTATATCCAAATTTGATACCCTCTTCAATAGATCCAGCCTTTAGTTTAAATATATATAATTCCTCTTCAAGTACATATACATTAAGAGTAATGACAATTGTAGTAGCAATATTTGTGCCCATTGTTATAATCTATCAGATTTGGTGTTATAAAGTATTTAGTAAGCCAGTTTCTGAAAAAGATATAACTGAAGCCCAAGAAGAGGCTTATTAA